From Petrotoga mexicana DSM 14811:
GAATCAGGTGAAGTTTCTTTTAAAGTAAGAGCATACATATAGTTTGGAAAATCTCAAGATTATTCCTCCAGTTTTTTAGCAAATTTAAATTTCCACTGTTATTGTGTACTCTATAGTTTCATCTTCAGAAGGTATCTCTTCTCCGTGTTCTTGCAAGCTTTCTATGTATAATTGAATAGCTTCTTTCGCCATTTTTATTGCTTCTTCTATTGTATCCCCGTGTGTGACACAGCCTGGAAGAACAGGGACTATAACAGTATAACCTCCTTCAGCTTCTTTCTTGAGTAAAATTCTATAACTTAGAATTTTCATAATGTCGCCTCATTTTCGGTCATATTGATAATAAATTATACCATTATGTATGTCTTTTGAAAAAAAGAAGTTCCATCCAAAAAAGTTAAAACTTTTGTTTTCGTTCCTTATTTGCCGTGAGGCCGTCTTTCCTTGAACCCCCTTCGGGGCCTTTGAGGCTGTTTCTTTTATCCTCTTTTTTAAAAAGTTCAAAATATTACTCTTGGTTTTTTCGTTCAAGTTCTGATAATGAACTAAAGAAACACTTCGCATCTATTATATGATAAAATATACTGTAAGTATAAGTATAATAACGACAAAAAACGACAAGTTGTAAAAATTAATTGTATTTTAATAATAAAATGATATAATGGGGTGTAGAGAATGGGAGAAAGAGAAGAAGACTTGCAAGAATTATCCTCAAAACAGCTAAAAAAGGAAATAATAAAAGCTCTTGAAAATCAACCCTTCCCAATCTTCAAACGTTCATTGAAAAAAATAAACAATAGGAACCTTCTATTAAAAATCTTGCAATCAGTCTTGGAAATAAATTATGATTACACAATAGGTGAAATGAAAACAGGAAACTTAAGAGGAATCAGGACGTACAAATTCATACATGATAGAGTATATTACCGGTTATCGTATTGGGTAGAAAATGATGGTAAAATAATAATAACTTATATAGATATAATGAAAAGGGAAGATAGTTATGACAATTTAATAAAATACTTTCAATCAGAAAAATCAGTGCTAAAAAAAATAAATGAAAAAGGGGTATAAGGAGGAAAAACAATGCTCGAAATACATGAATTATTAAATATTTTCTCTGATTTAAAGCCTAAAAATAAAGAAGTCTTGTATAATTTTTTAGTAAATCCAAAAACATATGAGAATAAAGAAGAAATTGAAGAATTTATACAGATATTGAAAGAAATGAAAGAAGACTTGTTATATTATGATGAAGAATTTGACGACATTGAAGAAAAAGAACAAAAATTATATTTCACACAAAAAGATTTAGCAACAATGACAGGACAATCAATAAGAAATATTCAAAGAATTATCAAAGAAAACAATATAAACCCAATTAATCCTGGAAGAAAACCATTATATTATGACCTAAAAGAATTCAATAACTATTATTTTATGCAAAAAAAACTAACACTCTCTTTGAAAAATCAAGAAATCAATATAATAAGAGCATTTGGAGATAAAAAAGAAGTAAAAGGAGAAATAGCAATGCAACGAAATTTATACCAATTTTTAGAATCGATGCCACACAGGAATCAAAGCATAACCTTATCATTGCCTGACAAAGGATGTGAAAAATATGAAAATGAGCAATATTCAAATGCGCTATGACATAATAAAAAAATTAAATTATGAATTAAAAGACGAAAATCTAAACAACAAAAAACTAACACCAAAGGTAGACATTTCGGTTACACAAAATTTCCAACCAAAAGAAAAAGAATACTTTGGAACAATAGGATTAAACATTAAATTTCATTTGAAAGAATCAAAAAAAATAGTATTAAAATTAGAACTTGAAACAGAAGCAGGATTTTATGGCAACCCAAAAATAAAGGAAAACGAATTCAAAGAACTAGTAATAAAATCTGGAATAATGAGCTTATTGCAGATATCAAGAGCAAAAATAATATCAATATCCGCAAATTTTGGGTTTGTTCCTCCAATATATCTTCCTATGTTGAACATTAACGAACTTGTAGAAAAAGAATTAGAAAAAGCTAAAATATCCGCCAAATAAGAGCTGTTGAAAAACAGCTTTTTTTAAAAGATTTTCAAAAATAAGATTTCGATTTTAAAATGGTTAAAAGGCGCATAAAATATATAAAGAATTACTAAAAAATTGCACTATTTTTGACTACCCCATCATCTATCTTCACCTCAAAATTCTTCGACTCTATTATTTTTATCAAATCCCTTAAACTATGGTTTAATTTCAAAAACATTGAATTATGATCTAATCAGTTTTTTATAGTTTTCTATAAACACATGGTATAATATAAACAGTTCAACAAGCTATCGAAAGAGGTGATACGAATGACAAAGATCGGAACTTCATTATTTGAAGAAGGCGTTGAAGAAGGAGAAAAAGAATTGACAATTAAAATATTAAACAAAAGATTCGGTAGAAAATTAACTAAAGAGTTAAAAGCTAAGATAAGAAAAACGGATGAAAAGACGATAGATTACATAGGAGATAACTTGTTAGAGATAACTATAGAAGAACTAAAGGAGTTATTGAAATAGTTGTAAGTAGACAAAACTCTATCTGATCTTTTGGATGAGTAAAATGGTTAGGCTCAAATCCCCCTTCCTTAGATGGGCGGGGAGCGGGGCAAAGAAGCGCTAAAACAAGTTTTAGAGTTTCTAATGACAGTAAATACATATTTTGCAAGGAGGATCTTTATGACTGACCATACAAAAGATAATTTGGAAAAGATCAAGAAACACCTTCAAGAAGTTCTAGAATTAGACCAGAATATAGATTACAATCAGGAAGAAGCCGAGAAACACCTTCGAGAATTTCTAGAATTAGACCAAGATGCAGACTATTGTAAAGAAGATGCAATGATTTTGGACAATATTGGTTTGATTTATTCAGAGATGGGTGACTTGGAGGAGGCTATGAAATACCATCAGAAAGCTCTAAAAATTTTTAGAGAGCTAGACCACAGAGAGGGAGAAGCAATTACTTTGAACAATATTGGTTTGATTTACCAAACAAAAGGTGATTTGGAGAATGCTCTGAAATATCATGAGGAAGCTCTAAAAATAGACCAAGAAGAAGGTTACAAAGATGGAGAAGCATATGATTTGGGCAATATTGCGCTAATCTTAAAAGCTAAAGGTGATTTGAAAAATGCCCTGAAATACCTCCAAGAATCTTTAAAAATTTTTAGAGAGATAGATCACAAAGAGGGAGAA
This genomic window contains:
- a CDS encoding type II toxin-antitoxin system HicB family antitoxin, whose amino-acid sequence is MKILSYRILLKKEAEGGYTVIVPVLPGCVTHGDTIEEAIKMAKEAIQLYIESLQEHGEEIPSEDETIEYTITVEI
- a CDS encoding tetratricopeptide repeat protein; the encoded protein is MTDHTKDNLEKIKKHLQEVLELDQNIDYNQEEAEKHLREFLELDQDADYCKEDAMILDNIGLIYSEMGDLEEAMKYHQKALKIFRELDHREGEAITLNNIGLIYQTKGDLENALKYHEEALKIDQEEGYKDGEAYDLGNIALILKAKGDLKNALKYLQESLKIFREIDHKEGEEIALSNIGFIYQEKGDLENALKYLKDALNIIDKYKFVDGRDVIQNEINSITNELEEN
- a CDS encoding DUF4351 domain-containing protein, with the protein product MTKIGTSLFEEGVEEGEKELTIKILNKRFGRKLTKELKAKIRKTDEKTIDYIGDNLLEITIEELKELLK
- a CDS encoding type II toxin-antitoxin system RelE/ParE family toxin; translated protein: MGEREEDLQELSSKQLKKEIIKALENQPFPIFKRSLKKINNRNLLLKILQSVLEINYDYTIGEMKTGNLRGIRTYKFIHDRVYYRLSYWVENDGKIIITYIDIMKREDSYDNLIKYFQSEKSVLKKINEKGV